One genomic segment of Primulina tabacum isolate GXHZ01 chromosome 9, ASM2559414v2, whole genome shotgun sequence includes these proteins:
- the LOC142556302 gene encoding protein PROTON GRADIENT REGULATION 5, chloroplastic-like, with product MATSLSAAASLRSWGTSIAGGEDHTMLQSKAAPPHFRVARPVRLRPVMRNVDEGKGIFAPIVVVARNIIGKKKFNQLRGKAIALHSQVITEFCKSIGADSKQRQGLIRIAKKNGECLGFLA from the exons ATGGCTACTTCGCTTTCTGCAGCTGCTTCTCTGAGAAGCTGGGGAACGTCCATCGCCGGAGGCGAAGACCACACCATGCTGCAGTCTAAGGCGGCGCCGCCACATTTCAGGGTGGCGCGGCCGGTTCGGTTGCGTCCGGTGATGAGGAACGTGGATGAAGGGAAAGGCATCTTCGCTCCAATTGTTGTGGTGGCGCGTAACATTATTGGGAAGAAGAAGTTCAACCAGCTGAGGGGCAAAGCCATTGCTCTGCACTCCCAG gtAATAACCGAGTTTTGCAAATCCATAGGGGCAGACTCAAAGCAACGGCAAGGATTGATTCGAATTGCTAAGAAAAATGGAGAATGTCTTGGATTTCTTGCATGA
- the LOC142556297 gene encoding heterogeneous nuclear ribonucleoprotein 1-like, producing MDSDQGKLFIGGISWETDEEKLKEYFQGYGEVLQTAVMRDKISGKPRGFGFVVFSDPNILDRVLQDRHVIDGRTVEAKRALSREEQQVSKVGNPGGARNFGGGGSTRTKKIFVGGLPATLSEDGFRQYFETYGMITDVVIMYDQQTNRPRGFGFISFDSEEAVDRVLHKTFHDLNGKQVEVKRALPKDTNVGGGGRSMGGGAGGNSGGYQGYGSSGGNSSSYDGRMESKYTHSQNSGGGYPSYGSSGYNAPGYGYGNGMGYGYGNYGGANTGSYANPNAGYGGGPPNAPRSSWGSQAPAAYGYGSSQWGTPGGGGGGPGNTVLPTGQSPGGSSGFGSQGYGYGGYGGNDGGYGNQAAYGAVGGRSATGQNGSALGDLQPGSGNYMGGGYGDGSGNLGYANTGWRSDPSAMGSHGGQVGYGSGYGSGSSRPGQQQ from the exons ATGGATTCAGATCAGGGGAAACTATTTATAGGAGGGATTTCATGGGAAACAGACGAGGAGAAGCTGAAAGAGTACTTTCAAGGATATGGAGAAGTATTGCAGACTGCGGTGATGAGAGACAAGATTTCTGGAAAGCCTAGAGGCTTTGGTTTTGTCGTATTTTCAGATCCAAACATTCTCGACAGAGTTCTTCAGGATAGGCATGTTATAGATGGCCGCACG GTCGAGGCTAAAAGAGCGTTATCACGAGAGGAACAGCAAGTTTCTAAAGTTGGAAACCCTGGTGGCGCAAGAAATTTTGGAGGTGGTGGAAGTACCAGAACAAAAAAGATATTCGTCGGGGGTTTGCCAGCAACTTTGAGTGAGGATGGATTTAGGCAATATTTTGAAACTTATGGTATGATAACTGATGTAGTAATAATGTATGACCAGCAAACAAATCGTCCTCGCGGATTTGGCTTCATTTCATTCGATTCTGAGGAAGCAGTAGATAGGGTTTTACACAAGACATTCCATGACTTAAATGGTAAGCAAGTGGAAGTGAAGCGTGCTCTTCCTAAAGACACTAATGTTGGTGGTGGCGGCCGATCTATGGGTGGTGGAGCTGGTGGTAACAGTGGTGGATATCAGGGTTATGGATCTTCTGGTGGTAATTCAAGCTCTTATGATGGGCGAATGGAATCTAAGTACACGCATTCACAAAATTCTGGTGGTGGTTACCCTTCTTATGGTTCGTCTGGGTATAATGCTCCTGGTTATGGGTATGGTAATGGTATGGGCTATGGCTACGGGAATTATGGTGGTGCCAATACAGGAAGCTATGCAAATCCTAATGCTGGATATGGTGGTGGCCCTCCAAATGCTCCTAGAAGTTCATGGGGTTCACAAGCTCCAGCTGCATATGGCTATGGAAGCTCTCAGTGGGGTACTcctggcggcggcggcggcggcccAGGTAACACCGTACTCCCTACTGGTCAATCTCCAGGTGGCTCTTCTGGATTCGGGAGTCAAGGTTATGGTTACGGTGGGTATGGTGGAAATGATGGAGGTTATGGAAATCAAGCGGCTTATGGAGCTGTTGGTGGGCGTTCGGCAACTGGACAGAATGGTAGTGCTCTTGGAGATCTTCAACCTGGTTCTGGCAATTACATGGGTGGTGGTTATGGTGATGGAAGTGGTAATTTAGGCTATGCAAATACTGGATGGCGATCTGATCCATCAGCAATGGGGTCACATGGTGGCCAAGTTGGCTATGGAAGCGGGTATGGTAGTGGTTCAAGTCGACCGGGTCAGCAGCAGTAA
- the LOC142556296 gene encoding uncharacterized protein LOC142556296, whose translation MGNCTRLISTCPRGSRRWCYHHQGWFQCWGRHFRRTGYENECGLNSVPPYIRLRPPLPGCGIMDPVIGQYLNPGSTNAPFSAENSGIFTGGSLLMGSDFSNQELEFQSENGGLFMPDSMPRGFNCGNQLHVLSSESQHLVHGGASTTNPLASELDDPTFKVGKLSVEERKRKIHRYMKKRNERNFSKKIKYACRKTLADSRPRVRGRFAKNDELGEMNGRSGCSNHEDDTDEDVSLFSNQIPHHHQRKVVVKEEDDIDDSDIFAHISGVNSFKCNYPIQSWI comes from the exons ATGGGCAATTGCACAAGGCTCATCAGTACATGCCCGAGAGGCAGCAGACGGTGGTGTTACCACCATCAGGGATGGTTCCAATGCTGGGGCCGCCACTTCCGGCGGACAGGTTATGAAAATGAATGTGGACTGAATTCTGTTCCTCCTTACATCCGTTTGAGGCCACCTTTACCGGGTTGTGGGATTATGGATCCAGTGATTGGACAGTATTTGAATCCAGGCAGCACGAATGCGCCCTTCTCTGCAGAAAATTCAGGAATTTTTACCGGGGGTTCTTTGTTAATGGgatctgatttttcaaatcagGAGTTGGAGTTCCAGAGTGAAAATGGTGGCCTTTTCATGCCTGATTCCATGCCAAGAGGCTTTAACTGCGGCAATCAGCTTCAT GTGCTTAGCAGTGAGAGCCAACATCTAGTCCATGGAGGGGCAAGCACAACAAATCCATTGGCATCAGAGTTGGATGATCCCACTTTTAAGGTCGGAAAGCTCTCCGTCgaagaaaggaaaaggaaaattcATCGATACATGAAGAAAAGGAATGAGAGGAACTTTAGCAAGAAAATCAAG TATGCTTGCCGCAAAACACTTGCAGACAGCAGGCCTCGGGTTAGGGGACGATTTGCTAAGAATGATGAGTTAGGAGAAATGAACGGGAGAAGTGGGTGTAGCAACCACGAAGATGACACAGATGAAGATGTTAGCCTCTTTTCAAATCAAATCCCACACCATCACCAACGTAAG GTTGTGGTGAAGGAAGAAGATGATATAGACGACTCAGATATATTTGCACACATCAGTGGAGTGAATTCCTTCAAATGCAATTACCCAATCCAATCTTGGATCTGA
- the LOC142556779 gene encoding uncharacterized protein LOC142556779, with translation MGCFLACFGFNTNKKQRKSRNISSSVEQNHGSYLPLDSDVFIKRDTTEKHSALDSGIIEKAKEASRSKIKKKVGFNLNVEAYEPIHNHEEDINTLYLSDSEEEGEETKWEFNTDTTSLMATLHYAQDPISSRIKSYPQNHRYHNCCTDEIYEDGEDDYELEDDLSSDEDKGDDCGSHENDEKNSVFRESLGLKNEGIEGIGSDLCAKYSKKHVLSVLSPVENLSQWKAVKAKVASVRREKENVELEEYVAKYNEMSP, from the exons ATGGGGTGTTTTCTTGCCTGTTTTGGATTCAATACCaacaaaaaacaaagaaaatcaAGGAATATAAGTTCATCTGTGGAACAA AACCATGGAAGTTACTTACCTCTTGATTCCGATGTTTTCATCAAACGTGACACCACCGAGAAGCACAGTGCACTAGATTCTGGGATCAT AGAGAAGGCAAAAGAAGCATCGAGatcaaaaatcaagaaaaaggtTGGCTTCAACTTAAACGTGGAGGCATATGAACCAATACACAATCACGAGGAAGACATCAACACATTATACCTCTCAgatagtgaagaagaaggaGAAGAAACCAAATGGGAATTCAACACAGATACCACAAGCCTCATGGCCACTTTACATTATGCACAAGATCCAATATCTTCAAGAATCAAATCCTACCCTCAAAATCACAGATATCACAACTGCTGCACAGACGAGATCTATGAAGATGGAGAAGACGACTATGAGTTGGAAGATGACTTGAGTAGCGACGAAGATAAGGGAGACGACTGCGGCAGTCATgaaaatgatgagaaaaacaGTGTTTTCAGGGAAAGTCTCGGATTGAAGAATGAAGGAATTGAGGGGATTGGATCAGATTTGTGTGCTAAATATAGTAAAAAACACGTGCTTTCTGTGCTAAGTCCAGTTGAAAATTTGAGTCAGTGGAAAGCAGTGAAAGCTAAGGTAGCATCGGTGAGGCGCGAAAAGGAGAATGTTGAGTTAGAGGAGTACGTAGCAAAATACAACGAGATGTCACCCTAG